From the Methanomicrobia archaeon genome, one window contains:
- the albA gene encoding DNA-binding protein Alba: MSGEDNVIYIGNKPVMSYVLAVVTQFNNGSSDEVLIKARGRAISRAVDTAEVVRNKFMPGVDVKDIKMGTEQLVGVNGDKMNVSSLEITLQGKA, from the coding sequence GGAAATAAGCCAGTGATGAGTTATGTCCTGGCAGTAGTGACGCAGTTTAACAATGGCTCGAGCGACGAGGTATTAATCAAAGCAAGAGGTAGAGCGATCTCACGAGCCGTGGATACCGCAGAGGTAGTACGGAATAAGTTCATGCCGGGCGTAGACGTGAAGGACATAAAGATGGGGACAGAGCAGCTCGTAGGGGTAAACGGAGACAAAATGAACGTCTCTTCGCTGGAAATAACCTTGCAAGGCAAAGCGTAA